A stretch of Nodosilinea sp. PGN35 DNA encodes these proteins:
- a CDS encoding cation diffusion facilitator family transporter: protein MVASPQPPHPLTCHCGLNGGDRRRLGLFLSLVLGFAVVEWLVGSQSHSLALQSDAGHMLTDVGAIALALSASWLTRLTLNRPRPGQPRLEAIAALVNGLGLLAMAGLISLEAWQHLSAPPTALVSGPMLGTALVGLGINGFGVWLLHGQGHESLNRRGAFLHVMADLVSSVGVIVGALCMALFHWFWVDGALSLAIALLIGSSALPLIYQSWGHLRGSAAPDLAALGFLEAGRSDLSAQILGSSSD, encoded by the coding sequence ATGGTCGCTTCACCTCAACCGCCCCATCCGCTGACCTGCCACTGCGGCCTCAACGGCGGCGATCGCCGCCGTTTGGGTTTATTTCTCAGTCTGGTGCTGGGGTTTGCGGTGGTGGAATGGCTGGTGGGCAGCCAGAGCCACAGCCTGGCCCTCCAGTCTGACGCGGGGCATATGCTGACCGACGTGGGGGCGATCGCCCTGGCCCTGTCGGCCAGCTGGCTGACGCGGCTGACCCTGAACCGGCCCCGGCCCGGTCAGCCGCGTTTGGAGGCGATCGCGGCTCTGGTCAACGGTCTGGGGCTCTTGGCCATGGCGGGGCTGATCTCCCTAGAAGCCTGGCAGCATTTGAGTGCGCCACCCACGGCCCTGGTCAGTGGCCCCATGCTGGGCACGGCCCTGGTGGGTCTGGGCATCAATGGCTTTGGGGTGTGGCTGCTGCACGGCCAGGGCCATGAGTCGCTGAATCGGCGGGGGGCGTTTTTGCACGTGATGGCCGACCTGGTCAGCTCGGTAGGGGTAATTGTGGGGGCGCTGTGTATGGCGCTATTTCACTGGTTTTGGGTGGATGGGGCGCTGAGTCTGGCGATCGCCCTGCTGATCGGCAGCAGCGCCCTGCCGCTGATCTACCAGAGCTGGGGGCACCTCAGGGGCAGCGCCGCCCCAGACCTGGCAGCGCTCGGCTTCCTAGAGGCGGGGCGTTCAGACCTGAGCGCCCAAATTTTAGGGTCTTCCTCCGACTGA